Proteins encoded within one genomic window of Neodiprion fabricii isolate iyNeoFabr1 chromosome 6, iyNeoFabr1.1, whole genome shotgun sequence:
- the LOC124184177 gene encoding MAP kinase-activating death domain protein isoform X10 encodes MDIQKKFLCPRLVDYLAIVGARPPSASRQPVQVPELLRRYPVEDHKDFPLPLDMVYFCQPEGCSSVGPKRTVLREATSFTFTLTDKDSGKTRYGICVNFYRPIERGGSMGGGVTGRRDRHSTTFRRESWRKSMEKSSDSAFSSDYRSSAVGPSDSERDCPSRRDSDTPHAPHAPRLGVTAPSGDSESGGSHSPSPRASRKRQRVRNHSLTSLCIISHHPFFSTFRECLFVLKKIIDACNESSSPRRVGASRQINRDTVWSALTSQALDGTPSIVLHDVREIETWILRLLSAPVPVPGKTRVEVEILSPSLQPPLCFALPDHTRFSLVDFPLHLPLELLGVDICLKVLTLILLEHKLVLQSRDYNALSMSVMAFVTMIYPLEYMFPAIPLLPTCMSCAEQLLLAPTPFVIGIPATFLLYKKNFRMPDDIWLVDLDSNKITPPSGFGDTLPPLPEPEGTILKNHLKQAMQLMDQVGAGAMGSLVTPQPQQPSPQHASPQPLMQSPSRRESSASHHSTLSVSSARHRPSMDYSMHSQHSAANSPGTPSTSSPHHASLTPSMSPTSTQKQTSQPSPGFNPFIYGNDVHSVDVATRVAMVRFFNSQNLLANFSEHTRTLRLYPRPVVAFQINSFLRSRPRTSSFLNKFARTQAVEFLAEWSLTPSNVAFLRVHTGVFDPTQIGDKPRWYAPSLEPIYFPVWDSNGSLAAAMRTLQQLENQPTDESGSDSEGADSTSSSYSSLSDFVSEMVSSDLSPSYHCPQATQPQPMSLSVDPKNVYNPPSSLQYPGADDDPPTRPGSPLSTSSSQSDLSSPSFNRDSELELNPRIQEGSQAAKSDNDKEEGGSFESDSASTTATPRTILSAQSTVGQFGSGAGSLVTPSPSDTERPTTPHRTSRLNRSVTPVPPLSPGPQRQPSVGNVLARTSSFGSAVGPLLPRQPSSGSNNGSPTLPRQATTGNGVQRHHSGNSNVPRQNSGNSTGTGVIRQGSQGSLFEQFASQAKDLVRETTRQSSQDGLLAHMDKLKHQAREKINEAGEESLFAPLEQLTQQTKKAMGEASKSVQEVSKNALEASKTAAGVSKNTFDDLTYVGKSTFGDLTKSAKEAATKKGLLKGLSDSQQSPPHTSPPPGPLQRRDSSSTQLVASDSRAGRRDIGRDFFSNISSDLNGIAAQTSSMFSDLFGNKHNSNRNANPLPQSQKSKEKSQTFGPFPKGRKGLVERSSLIKHSTNKPSQEELQRMQNVERSSTNSDNQAFLTDIVNQALAGEGVGWLKLNRLKKLMEDESYRNLVVTNLNKGLERKISPDDHIDDVCVSRPVYKGMLKCLQAVVHGLVHTYSNFGPGGMASVFQLMEIAHTHYWSKDLTEGGFESSLISQTSSPFGSKENLRSPQSPKQPDLSDLSRKSSLQQSSELPQLRLEMSHPQLPAGGDENQSTTEMFLDMFSKKGKLLSRLTSFDSEGGRGAGGGTGSSEALSTDGGSIITNPAFRQAHQASFRSTVSDSEVEQGNFPHQTKQRTASVWSSKSSLSTGFRYHGGSLVPTVTTPSPEAARTYLFEGLLGKERSSLWDQMQFWEDAFLDAVSQERDMVGMDQGPGEMMERYKSLSESERRRLEHDEDRLLCTLLHNLTAILVMLNVDKGELKRKVRRLLGKSHIGLIYSQELNQLLDQMTNLHGNDIDLKPLTSRQMHRQSFTVHAGVDAEGDLRFLEVRHDGLVLRSVNGVIVERWWYERLVNMTYSPKNKVLCLWRRNGGQTQLHKYYTKKCKDLYYCIKDAMEKAAQRGRGAGSGVELGGEFPVQDMRTGEGGLLQVCMEGVGLLFANSKFFVRLDHIRKCFTQKGGIFVLEEFNPKTRQVIQRKYKSQLADQICYAVLCVFSYLAAGMEDRKQLQQQQQQQYLHQPTGSGAQAMHGSGLSQAGSPRHH; translated from the exons ATGGATAtacaaaagaaatttctgTGCCCTCGCCTGGTTGATTACCTGGCCATTGTGGGGGCAAGACCTCCATCGGCTTCTCGACAGCCCGTTCAG GTACCAGAGCTACTACGGAGATATCCTGTGGAAGATCACAAGGATTTTCCACTACCCCTTGACATGGTTTACTTTTGCCAACCCGAGGGCTGTAGTAGCGTAGGACCTAAACGCACAGTCCTGCGAGAAGCTACTTCCTTCACCTTCACACTTACTGACAAGGATTCTG GAAAAACACGTTACGGAATATGTGTGAATTTCTACCGACCCATAGAACGCGGCGGAAGTATGGGCGGAGGGGTGACAGGCAGGAGGGATAGGCACAGTACAACTTTTCGTCGTGAAAGCTGGAGAAAAAGCATGGAGAAAAGTTCGGACTCAGCATTTTCTAG CGACTATAGGAGCAGTGCGGTAGGACCAAGTGACTCTGAAAGGGACTGTCCAAGCAGGAGAGACTCGGACACACCACATGCACCTCATGCCCCAAGACTCGGTGTCACAGCACCGAGCGGAGACAGCGAAAGTGGAGGTAGTCATTCTCCTTCTCCAAGAGCTTCGCGAAAACGTCAG CGTGTGAGGAATCATTCTTTGACATCGCTCTGCATAATCTCTCATCATCcatttttctcaacatttcGAGAATGCTTGTttgttctgaaaaaaatcatcgacgCCTGCAACGAGAGTTCTTCCCCGAGGAGGGTGGGAGCCTCGAGACAAATTAACAG AGACACTGTATGGAGCGCGCTAACAAGTCAGGCTCTTGACGGCACTCCGTCAATTGTACTTCATGATGTCAGAGAAATCGAAACGTGGATTCTGCGACTACTAAGTGCCCCTGTTCCCGTTCCTGGAAAGACTAGAGTAGAAGTTGAAATACTCTCTCCGTCGTTACAACCGCCGCTCTGCTTTGCTCTACCTGATCACACCAGATTTTCATTGGTCGACTTTCCGCTTCATCTTCCCTTGGAATTATTAGGTGTCGACATATGTTTGAAAGTTCTGACGCTCATTTTACTTGAACATAAG cttgtGCTGCAATCCCGAGATTATAACGCCTTGTCAATGTCAGTTATGGCATTTGTTACCATGATCTATCCACTGGAATATATGTTTCCTGCAATCCCACTGCTTCCGACATGTATGAGCTGTGCAGAGCAACTGCTGCTGGCTCCTACACCATTTGTTATTGGAATTCCAGCAACTTTCTTACTATATAAAAAGAACTTCAGAATGCCCGATGATATTTGGCTCGTCGATTTAGACAGCAATAAAATTACACCACCTAGTGGCTTTGGTGATACATTACCACCGCTGCCTGAACCGGAGGGTACTATTTTAAAGAATCATCTCAAACAG GCAATGCAACTCATGGACCAAGTTGGAGCTGGT GCAATGGGTAGCTTGGTAACCCCGCAACCACAGCAGCCTTCACCACAGCATGCGTCACCACAACCTTTGATGCAGTCGCCTAGTAGAAGAGAAAGCTCCGCGTCGCATCACTCAACTTTAAG TGTTTCTTCCGCTCGACACCGACCCAGCATGGACTACAGTATGCACAGTCAACATAGTGCTGCAAATTCCCCTGGAACGCCATCCACGTCCAGTCCACATCACGCGTCATTAACACCTTCAATGAGTCCAACTTCGACCCAAAAACAAACCTCTCAACCGTCACCTGGCTTTAATCCATTTATCTACGGAAACGACGTTCATTCCGTTGATGTAGCGACTCGTGTTGCTATGGTCCGCTTTTTCAACTCTCAAAACTTGTTGGCAAACTTCAGCGAACACACAAGAACATTGAGACTCTATCCAAGGCCGGTAGTAGCCTTTCAAATCAATTCGTTCCTGAGATCAAGACCGAGAACCAGcagttttttgaataaatttgcaaGGACGCAAGCAGTCGAATTCTTAGCAGAGTGGTCGCTCACTCCAAGTAATGTGGCTTTCCTGAGAGTACACACAGGTGTATTCGACCCTACTCAAATTGGCGACAAACCGCGTTGGTACGCTCCCAGCTTAGAGCCAATATATTTTCCCGTTTGGGATTCGAACGGTTCCCTGGCTGCAGCAATGAGAACTTTACAACAACTTGAAAATCAGCCAACGGATGAAAGTGGATCTGACTCTGAGGGAGCTGATAGTACCAGTTCGTCTTACTCTTCGCTTAGCGATTTTGTATCGGAAATGGTATCTTCCGATCTTTCACCCA gCTACCATTGCCCTCAAGCAACGCAGCCGCAACCAATGTCTCTTTCGGTTGATCCAAAGAATGTTTACAATCCCCCTAGTTCTTTACAATATCCTGGCGCTGACGACGATCCCCCTACCAGACCTGGAAGTCCACTAAGTACGTCATCCAGTCAGAGTGATCTGAGCAGTCCCAGTTTCAACAGGGATTCCGAGCTTGAATTAAATCCAAGGATTCAAGAGGGTTCGCAAGCAGCTAAAAGTGATAAT GATAAAGAGGAGGGAGGTAGCTTTGAATCAGACTCAGCATCGACAACAGCCACGCCACGCACAATCCTGAGTGCACAAAGTACGGTAGGCCAGTTTGGAAGTGGTGCGGGGTCTTTAGTGACCCCATCACCCAGTGATACAGAGCGCCCTACCACTCCCCACCGGACCTCACGCCTCAATAGATCTGTCACCCCA GTTCCGCCACTCAGTCCAGGGCCGCAACGCCAACCAAGTGTAGGCAATGTTCTGGCACGTACATCGAGCTTCGGATCAGCGGTTGGACCTCTTCTTCCAAGACAACCAAGTAGTGGCAGTAACAATGGGTCACCTACATTACCTCGTCAAGCGACTACTGGTAATGGCGTTCAGCGTCATCATAGTGGAAACAGCAATGTTCCTCGGCAAAACAGTGGAAATAGTACTGGAACCGGTGTGATCAGACAGGGGTCGCAAGGGTCGTTATTTGAACAATTTGCCTCACAAGCTAAAGATTTAGTTAGGGAGACGACAAGACAGAGTAGTCAAGATGGACTGCTCGCTCATATGGACAAG CTGAAGCATCAAgcgagggaaaaaataaatgaagctGGCGAAGAAAGCTTATTTGCACCTTTGGAACAG CTTACGCAGCAAACGAAGAAAGCTATGGGTGAAGCATCGAAGTCAGTTCAGGAAGTATCAAAGAATGCCTTAGAAGCGAGTAAAACAGCTGCAGGTGTTAGTAAAAATACCTTTGATGATCTGACCTATGTGGGAAAGAGCACTTTTGGTGATTTGACTAAAAGTGCTAAAGAAGCTGCGACCAAAAAAGGGTTGCTCAAG GGACTCAGTGATTCCCAGCAATCACCTCCGCACACTTCTCCACCACCTGGTCCGCTTCAACGAAGAGACTCTAGTAGTACCCAGTTAGTCGCGTCTGACTCTCGTGCTGGTAGAAGAGATATTGGGCGGGATTTTTTTAGCAATATAAGCAGTGATCTGAATGGCATAGCTGCGCAAACTAGCAGTATGTTTAGTGATTTATTTG GTAATAAGCATAACTCTAATCGGAACGCCAATCCTCTTCCTCAATCGCAAAAATCCAAAGAGAAATCTCAGACATTTGGACCCTTCCCTAAAG GTAGAAAAGGGCTGGTCGAGAGATCGTCGTTGATAAAACATTCAACCAACAAACCTAGTCAGGAGGAATTACAACGGATGCAAAATGTAGAGCGATCGAGTACAAATAGCGATAATCAAGCATTCCTGACAGAT ATTGTAAACCAGGCATTAGCTGGAGAAGGAGTGGGCTGGCTCAAATTGAATAGGTTGAAAAAACTAATGGAAGATGAGAGTTATCGCAATCTTGTTGTAACTAATTTGAATAAGGGtcttgagagaaaaataagcCCCGATGATCATATCGATGACGTT TGCGTTTCACGGCCAGTTTATAAAGGGATGCTGAAGTGCCTTCAAGCTGTAGTGCACGGCCTGGTACATACTTATAGCAATTTTGGACCAGGTGGTATGGCATCTGTATTCCAACTGATGGAAATTGCACATACACACTACTGGAGCAAAGACCTAACAGAGGGAGGATTTGAAAGTTCTCTCATATCTCAG ACTTCCAGTCCGTTTGGtagtaaagaaaatttgagGTCCCCACAGTCACCGAAGCAGCCTGACTTGTCAGACTTATCTAGGAAATCATCCCTTCAACAGTCTTCAG AGTTACCACAACTCAGATTGGAAATGTCACATCCTCAATTACCTGCAGGTGGAGATGAAAATCAATCGACCACAGAAATGTTTCTCGATATGTTTTcgaagaaaggaaaattaCTCAGCAGATTAACGTCATTTGACTCAGAG GGAGGGCGTGGTGCAGGTGGCGGTACAGGAAGCAGCGAAGCCCTCTCGACTGATGGAGGCAGCATTATCACGAATCCTGCATTTCGGCAAGCACACCAGGCCTCTTTTCGCAGTACCGTCTCTGATAGTGAGGTTGAGCAAGGCAAT TTTCCACACCAAACTAAACAGCGAACTGCGAGTGTTTGGTCCAGCAAGTCGTCTTTAAGCACTGGATTTAGATATCACGGTGGAAGTCTTGTTCCAACAGTAACAACACCGAGTCCAGAAGCAGCTCGAACTTATCTTTTTGAAG gATTATTGGGCAAAGAAAGATCTTCTCTCTGGGATCAAATGCAGTTTTGGGAGGATGCGTTCCTTGACGCTGTCTCTCAGGAGCGTGATATGGTGGGCATGGATCAGGGACCAGGAGAAATGATGGAAAG GTACAAGAGTCTGAGTGAAAGCGAGAGGAGGAGGCTGGAGCATGATGAGGACAGATTATTATGTACTTTACTTCACAATCTGACAGCTATTTTGGTAATGCTCAATGTTGATAAGGGAGAATTGAAGCGTAAAGTGCGTAGATTGCTCGGAAAAAGTCACATCGGCCTCATTTACAGTCAAGAGCTTAATCAGCTATTGGATCAAATGACCAATCTT CATGGCAATGACATTGATCTAAAGCCTCTCACTTCTCGTCAAATGCACCGTCAATCATTTACTGTTCATGCTGGTGTCGATGCCGAAGGTGATTTGCGTTTTTTGGAAGTACGACACGATGGTTTGGTACTCAGATCGGTAAATGGTGTGATTGTCGAGCGCTGGTGGTACGAGCGCTTGGTTAATATGACTTATAGTCCTAAGAATAAAGTCCTCTGTCTTTGGAGGCGAAATGGAGGGCAAACTCAACTGCATAAATATTACACTAAAAAG tgTAAAGAcctatattattgtataaaagaCGCAATGGAGAAAGCGGCACAACGAGGTCGAGGTGCTGGTTCGGGTGTAGAATTAGGTGGTGAGTTTCCAGTGCAAGATATGCGCACGGGTGAGGGGGGCCTTCTCCAAGTATGCATGGAGGGCGTGGGTCTACTCTTCGCTAATAGCAAG TTTTTTGTAAGACTCGATCATATCCGCAAGTGCTTTACACAGAAGGGTGGGATCTTCGTTTTGGAAGAATTCA ATCCTAAAACTAGACAAGTAATTCAACGTAAATATAAGTCACAATTG GCAGATCAGATCTGCTATGCAGTTCTCTGTGTCTTTTCGTATCTTGCTGCTGGCATGGAAGATCGTAAACAGttacagcagcagcaacaacagcaataTCTACATCAGCCTACAGGCAGTGGTGCGCAAGCGATGCATGGATCTGGATTATCGCAGGCGGGTTCCCCACGTCACCACTGA